A window of Roseimicrobium gellanilyticum genomic DNA:
GCCCGGCGGCCCACACTTCATGTCCTGCGGCTCGCGCCTCCCGCACCATCACACGCCCCAGAAAACCAGCCGCGCCCGTGACGAGCAGGCGCATGGACGGCTGGGAGCCGGGAGTGAGGGGTGGCATTGACATGAAGGGGTACACATGATACGCGCAGCCATTGTCTGCAAACAGCATTCTGCATGTCTGTGGCTTATCTGCGCCAGCGCGGGTCCGTCACAGACTGAAGGCGGCGCCCGCCTCCCGTGAATGAGGCCGCGGGCCCCTGTGAACGATGACGAGCAAAAACATCCCCTACATCCGCAAGCTGGACCATCTCAGGTTCTTTGCTGCGTGGCTGGTGGGTGTGTATCACTACTATCATTTTCAAACGCCGGCCTACAACGGATTCAAGGACCCGCGGGTGCTGACTTCGAAGCCGTTCTCCGCCTTCCTCATTGAAGGGCACACCGGCGTGGCGCTTTTCCTTGTGCTGAGTGGCTTCATCTTCGCGGCCATCTGCTATCGCAGGGAGGTGAGCTATCCGGGGTTTGTGATGAATCGCGTGCTGCGCATCTTTCCCCTCTATGGCGTGGCCATCTTCCTCGCGACCATGCTGGCCGGTGCGCCGCTGGCGCAGTTCTTCGGCTCGCTCCTCCTGCCCTACCCCGGCAGGGAAATGGTGAGCTATGTCCCCATCACGCCCCATCTGTGGACCATCCGGCTGGAGTTTCAGTTCTACCTCATCTTCCCCTTCCTCATCCTCTTCGCGGCGAAGTATGGCCTGCGCTATCTCCTGGGTCTGATCCTGCTCGCCCTCTCCATCCGCTGCATGATCTGGGTATCGCCGGAGCATGACAAGCTGAAGGATGCCGTGTACGGCACTCTGGTGGGAAGGCTGGATCAGTTTGCCATCGGCATGCTGGCGGGGAGCCTCTACTCCGGCAGGGCAGACATCCGCCTGCCGAAATGGCTGGGCTGGCGCTACCTGCCGCTGATTGCCTGGCTGGCGCCTCTCGGCGTGGTGTATCTGTTTCACCGGCTCGGGGGCAATAGTCATCTGCCACCGGGACATGGGTTCTGGGTCATCTATCCTGATCTGGAGGGGCTGGCCTGGGCCTTCTTCACCCTGGCCTATGTGCTGGCACCATGGGACTGGCCGGAGCGCATCTCCAAGGCGCTGGGCTGGCTCGGCGCGCTGAGCTTTTCCTTGTACATCAACCACTGGATCTTCGCGCATGATCTCACGTGGCGGAGGCTGGAGATGCCGTGGGGCCGCATGGCGCTGCCACAGCTCTCCGAGAGCATGACCACGAATGCACTGCTGGGTTTCACCTTTGTGGCGCTCCCGCTGCTGGTCCTCTTCTCGGCAATCACCTATTATGTGATCGAGAAGCCCTTCTTTGAGCTTCGCCGCAGCTACTTGAAAAAGAAGCCTGGGGAAGGTGGCGATGATCGTGATCGCAATCGTGCCGCCGCCCCTCCAGCTTCACCTCCTTCCTCATGATTCCCTCTCCCCCACCCCTTGAGGTCCCGGTGCTGCTGCTGGTCTTCCGCCGGCTGGATACGCTGCGCCGTGTCGTGGATGCACTGCGTGCGGTGCGGCCCACGCGCGTGTACATCGCAGCGGATGGTCCCAAGGCAGGAGATACCGCCACCGCCGCGAAGTGCGCTGAGGTGCGCCAGTATCTCGCAGAGGCCATCGACTGGCCCTGCGCGGTAAAGACGCTCTATCGCGATCACAACCTCGGCTGCGGTGCTGCGGTCAGCGGTGGCATTTCATGGTTCTTCCAGCACGAGGTGGAGGGCATCATCCTGGA
This region includes:
- a CDS encoding acyltransferase family protein produces the protein MTSKNIPYIRKLDHLRFFAAWLVGVYHYYHFQTPAYNGFKDPRVLTSKPFSAFLIEGHTGVALFLVLSGFIFAAICYRREVSYPGFVMNRVLRIFPLYGVAIFLATMLAGAPLAQFFGSLLLPYPGREMVSYVPITPHLWTIRLEFQFYLIFPFLILFAAKYGLRYLLGLILLALSIRCMIWVSPEHDKLKDAVYGTLVGRLDQFAIGMLAGSLYSGRADIRLPKWLGWRYLPLIAWLAPLGVVYLFHRLGGNSHLPPGHGFWVIYPDLEGLAWAFFTLAYVLAPWDWPERISKALGWLGALSFSLYINHWIFAHDLTWRRLEMPWGRMALPQLSESMTTNALLGFTFVALPLLVLFSAITYYVIEKPFFELRRSYLKKKPGEGGDDRDRNRAAAPPASPPSS